The Candidatus Caccoplasma merdavium genome has a segment encoding these proteins:
- a CDS encoding DUF4492 domain-containing protein, translating into MSTERLRGKNLWLKIFYFYYDGFREMTLGRTLWIIILLKLFVFFVVLKLFFFPDLLQTRYGTDGERAERVSMELTDTH; encoded by the coding sequence ATGTCCACCGAAAGATTAAGAGGCAAGAACCTTTGGCTGAAAATTTTTTATTTCTATTACGACGGTTTCAGAGAAATGACGTTGGGACGCACCTTGTGGATAATCATACTCCTCAAATTGTTTGTCTTTTTCGTGGTGTTGAAACTGTTTTTCTTTCCCGACCTGTTGCAGACTCGCTACGGAACCGACGGCGAAAGAGCCGAACGGGTCTCGATGGAATTGACCGATACCCATTAA